The Nasonia vitripennis strain AsymCx chromosome PSR unlocalized genomic scaffold, Nvit_psr_1.1 chrPSR_random0006, whole genome shotgun sequence genome has a window encoding:
- the LOC116417982 gene encoding LOW QUALITY PROTEIN: zinc finger protein 431-like (The sequence of the model RefSeq protein was modified relative to this genomic sequence to represent the inferred CDS: inserted 2 bases in 2 codons), whose product MVTDHGVERLMVTDHGVELFQVIPEKSLQVTWFIFCPQSYMVLLSSGTLRNQMQPLYITPGNLHKRLLMLMLSKGTAEPSSTQVFCSAEDQTSLLMAAAQSLEADDDNTKVENNGIVLVPPETLLQCTLCGEAFVDEAYFDFHLKSHDVESPVHHQDANLVEETVLVYACDHCECTCADEDSFHKHRLSHEDDEPLQVVVGEKLYTCELCGYSSAHRQNLASHQRRHNLEYKYHCEICGAGFYARNTYQEHLSVHSREKPFQCDICQATFRYRQGLRLHAKLHQPDYVRAQKKHCCEVCNKRFCRKQVLLVHMRTHGSAVPQSEFVCHICGKSVSSKTYLTVHLRKHTGEKPHVCDLCGKGFISQNYLSVHRRTHTGERPHKCTHCEKSFTQRTTLVVHLRSHXCTCCHKSFASKTMLNSHLKTHAKQTARAQQEQRTQLHLQQQNLLLSPEEEALREQQQPVEPDSSSTGLYEYLENEEQLTEPIRSLLVRMDSGALKRLYQCSQCEQVFATVKLCVRHMSVEHPRGRKYRVAYRCKTCQKLFRTKYGCENHIQGKHKHRTFECRYCGFKTASITYIKKHERNHVDDFEIRCDVCNKGFASKNVLERHMISHTGEKPFVCKECNSAYADKRSLMLHATVHNPEGRPKKYTCEVCEYSSFWKNAVKTHMKVHTGAKVICDECGQAMASNYYLXFHSDEKPYTCDTCNKGFRQMKNLVVHPRTHSKLKPYKCDTCQKSFSQNVWLKKHKCNPA is encoded by the exons ATGGTTACGGATCATGGTGTTGAACGACTCATGGTTACGGATCATGGTGTTGAACTCTTCCAAGTCATTCCAGAAAAAAGTTTACAAGTCACTTGGTTTATATTTTGTCCACAAAGCTACATGGTCTTGCTTTCATCAGGAACATTAAGAAATCAAATGCAGCCATTGTACATTACTCCAGGGAATTTGCACAAGAGGTTACTGATGTTAATGTTGTCAAAAGGGA CGGCGGAGCCGTCCTCGACCCAAGTCTTCTGCAGTGCCGAGGACCAGACGTCCCTGCTCATGGCTGCTGCGCAGTCCCTTGAGGCCGACGACGACAACACAAAGGTCGAGAACAACGGCATCGTCTTGGTACCGCCGGAGACCCTCCTCCAGTGCACCCTCTGCGGTGAGGCCTTCGTCGACGAGGCCTATTTCGACTTCCATCTCAAGAGCCATGACGTAGAGTCACCTGTTCACCATCAGGACGCTAATTTGGTCGAGGAGACTGTATTGGTCTACGCCTGCGATCACTGCGAATGCACCTGTGCCGACGAGGACTCCTTCCACAAGCATCGCCTCAGTCACGAGGACGATGAGCCCCTGCAGGTTGTCGTTGGGGAGAAGCTCTACACCTGCGAACTGTGTGGCTACAGTAGTGCCCACAGACAAAACCTCGCCAGTCACCAGCGCCGGCACAATCTAGAGTACAAGTACCATTGCGAGATTTGCGGCGCTGGTTTCTACGCGCGCAATACCTACCAAGAGCATCTGTCCGTTCACTCTCGGGAGAAACCCTTCCAGTGCGACATCTGCCAGGCGACGTTCCGCTATCGTCAAGGTTTGAGGCTACACGCGAAGCTCCACCAACCGGACTATGTGCGAGCCCAAAAGAAGCACTGCTGCGAGGTCTGCAACAAGCGTTTCTGCCGCAAGCAGGTTCTACTTGTACACATGCGCACCCACGGCAGCGCTGTACCGCAGAGCGAGTTCGTCTGTCACATCTGCGGTAAATCCGTCTCAAGTAAAACCTATCTCACGGTCCATCTGAGAAAGCACACTGGCGAGAAGCCCCACGTTTGCGATCTATGCGGAAAAGGATTTATATCCCAGAACTACTTGAGCGTGCACCGACGTACTCATACCGGTGAGCGACCTCACAAGTGTACTCATTGTGAAAAGAGTTTCACGCAGAGGACGACGTTGGTGGTGCATTTGAGAAGTC ACTGTACTTGCTGTCACAAGAGCTTTGCCTCGAAGACAATGTTGAACTCGCATTTAAAGACTCACGCTAAGCAGACCGCCAGGGCGCAACAAGAGCAGCGCACGCAGCTgcacctgcagcagcagaatCTCTTGCTGTCGCCAGAGGAAGAAGCGCTTagagaacagcagcagcctgTCGAGCCGGATAGTAGTAGTACAGGGCTT TACGAGTACCTCGAAAACGAGGAACAACTTACCGAGCCCATACGCAGTCTCCTCGTTCGCATGGACTCCGGGGCGTTGAAGCGACTATACCAGTGCAGTCAGTGCGAACAGGTGTTCGCCACGGTAAAGCTCTGTGTGCGACACATGTCGGTGGAACATCCCCGTGGACGCAAGTACCGCGTGGCATACCGCTGCAAGACCTGCCAGAAGCTCTTCCGCACCAAGTATGGCTGCGAAAATCACATCCAGGGCAAACACAAGCATCGGACTTTTGAGTGCCGTTACTGCGGCTTCAAAACCGCCAGCATCACCTACATCAAGAAGCACGAGAGAAACCACGTGGACGACTTCGAGATTCGTTGTGACGTATGTAATAAAGGTTTCGCCTCTAAGAACGTTCTCGAGAGGCACATGATCAGTCACACGGGCGAGAAGCCGTTCGTCTGTAAGGAGTGTAACTCCGCTTATGCTGACAAGAGAAGCTTGATGCTCCACGCGACGGTGCACAATCCCGAGGGTAGGCCGAAAAAGTACACCTGCGAGGTGTGCGAGTACTCGAGCTTCTGGAAGAACGCGGTTAAGACGCATATGAAAGTACACACGGGTGCCAAGGTCATCTGCGATGAGTGCGGACAGGCCATGGCAAGTAACTACTATC CATTTCACTCGGATGAAAAGCCGTATACCTGTGACACTTGCAATAAAGGCTTTAGGCAGATGAAAAATCTTGTGGTGCATCCGAGGACACATAGCAAGCTCAAGCCGTATAAGTGTGACACTTGCCAGAAAAGCTTCTCCCAGAACGTTTGGCTGAAAAAACACAAGTGTAATCCTGCGTAG